In Sebaldella termitidis ATCC 33386, one DNA window encodes the following:
- a CDS encoding nucleoside 2-deoxyribosyltransferase, translating into MKIYFAGSVRGGREKRKEFEMIIGKLKEYGKVLTEHISEPEEEKFVYHQTDREIYEQDINWLRESDIMVAEVSILSIGVGYEIGYADAMEKRVICLYDQSSEKKLSAMIRGNQKITILEYTDINEAMERLAKIFAGEV; encoded by the coding sequence ATGAAAATATATTTTGCAGGCTCGGTAAGAGGCGGAAGAGAAAAAAGAAAAGAATTCGAGATGATAATAGGAAAATTAAAGGAATATGGTAAAGTTCTTACAGAGCATATATCAGAGCCTGAAGAGGAAAAATTCGTTTATCATCAGACAGACAGGGAAATATATGAGCAGGATATAAACTGGCTTAGAGAAAGTGACATAATGGTCGCGGAAGTATCGATACTTTCTATAGGAGTAGGCTATGAAATCGGTTATGCCGATGCAATGGAAAAAAGGGTAATATGTCTTTACGATCAGAGCTCTGAGAAAAAGCTGTCGGCTATGATAAGAGGAAACCAAAAAATAACAATACTTGAATATACTGATATAAATGAAGCAATGGAAAGATTGGCTAAAATATTTGCCGGGGAGGTATAA
- a CDS encoding PHP domain-containing protein, with protein sequence MVDLHMHSLYSDGTFSVSELVKRSGEKGIKILSLTDHDTVEGLAEAAKECIENNIKFINGIEISTEYKGKEVHILGYFIDEKDKSLIDFSNEMKQARINRNEKAIKILNNHGIEITKEDTFREAEGVIISRTHLARALIAKGYVKDVKEAFSKYLGSNGLAYVPKSNLNPFDGIEIIKKSGGLAFLAHPKLIGLEEEDFVRLVKDMKDHGLDGIETYYSLFSKEDMKYFEKIAEKFSLIRSAGSDFHGENRKGVDIGDNYAPKELFYIWNELYEQKNKH encoded by the coding sequence ATGGTAGATCTTCATATGCATTCTCTATATTCAGACGGAACTTTCAGTGTTTCTGAATTAGTGAAAAGATCCGGTGAAAAGGGTATAAAAATATTGTCGCTTACAGATCATGACACTGTGGAAGGACTTGCCGAGGCTGCGAAAGAGTGCATAGAAAATAACATAAAATTCATAAACGGAATAGAGATATCTACAGAATATAAAGGAAAAGAAGTACATATACTCGGTTATTTTATAGATGAGAAAGATAAAAGCCTGATAGATTTTTCTAATGAAATGAAACAGGCAAGAATCAACAGAAATGAAAAAGCTATAAAAATACTGAATAATCATGGAATAGAGATTACGAAAGAGGATACATTCCGTGAGGCAGAAGGAGTAATTATAAGCAGAACACACCTGGCAAGAGCTCTGATAGCCAAAGGTTACGTAAAAGATGTAAAGGAAGCATTTAGCAAATATCTGGGATCAAACGGACTTGCCTATGTTCCAAAATCAAATCTGAATCCTTTTGACGGAATAGAGATAATAAAAAAAAGCGGAGGGTTGGCGTTTTTAGCCCACCCTAAGCTTATAGGACTGGAAGAAGAAGACTTTGTCCGGCTTGTGAAGGATATGAAGGATCATGGACTGGATGGAATAGAAACATACTATTCCCTATTTTCAAAGGAAGATATGAAATACTTTGAAAAAATAGCAGAAAAATTTTCTCTTATAAGAAGTGCCGGGTCTGATTTTCACGGTGAAAATAGAAAAGGTGTGGATATTGGAGATAATTATGCACCAAAAGAACTTTTTTACATCTGGAATGAGCTTTATGAACAAAAAAACAAGCATTAG
- the secA gene encoding preprotein translocase subunit SecA, whose amino-acid sequence MLNAVANKIFGTSDEREVRKLMKKVDAINALEPKIEKLTDFELKGKTEEFKIRFEGGEDLDDILPEAFAVAREGAKRVLRMRHYDVQLIGGMILHSGRIAEMKTGEGKTLMATLAIYLNALSSKGVHIITVNDYLAQRDMEIMRPLYNFLGLSVGVIINGISNEERKRAYASDITYGTNNEFGFDYLRDNMVHNIKEKVQRLHHYAIVDEIDSILIDEARTPLIISGAAEETTHWYNVFAKVVLQLKRSVKTEKIKDKKNTVIPEEDYEDYEVDEKGHNVTMTEKGIKNVEKILNIENLYSPEHVELTHFLAQALKAKELFKLDRDYIINEDDEVIIVDEFTGRLMEGRRYSDGLHQAIEAKENLEVAGENQTLATITLQNYFRMYEKLSGMTGTAKTEEDEFKQIYKLGVVAIPTNKPVIRRDFSDVIYITKRAKYNAIVEKIKELYENGQPVLVGTASIQNSEDLSKLLKKARIPHDVLNAKQHTREAEIIAQAGRYKAVTIATNMAGRGTDIKLGGDPESLALKTAERGTPEFRELVDQYQIECEENKEKVIAAGGLFILGTERHESRRIDNQLRGRAGRQGDPGASEFYLSLEDDLMRLFGGDRLQNMMASLKVEEHEEIRNKFITKAVEGAQKRVESRNFSIRKNLLEYDDINNKQREVVYAQRDLVLRNEDLKDLIISMMKETVEDLIDNALSGDSREDWNFDYLVDNLRDNYNYHVPELYLDMEKNKMKAEIIQDLLDRYNNKEREIGSDQFRDVERYIMLEVLDQRWRENLKNLTELREGIYLRSYGQKNPINEYKIISTDLYNEMIDGIKREVSSFLMKLRFKTEEEMEAEERAQSLQAPHAEIEEAEEVEDALEKAESEMLHVSRKKRRELERQNHKGRR is encoded by the coding sequence ATGTTAAACGCAGTAGCAAACAAAATATTCGGAACTTCTGATGAGAGAGAAGTAAGAAAATTAATGAAAAAGGTAGACGCGATAAATGCCCTTGAGCCAAAGATAGAAAAACTTACAGATTTTGAACTGAAAGGAAAAACAGAAGAGTTCAAAATAAGATTTGAAGGCGGGGAAGATCTTGACGATATATTGCCGGAAGCTTTTGCCGTGGCAAGAGAAGGGGCAAAAAGAGTACTTCGAATGCGTCATTATGATGTGCAGTTAATAGGAGGAATGATTCTGCACAGCGGAAGAATAGCAGAGATGAAAACCGGAGAAGGAAAAACCCTGATGGCGACACTTGCTATTTATCTGAATGCACTTTCAAGCAAAGGTGTACATATAATTACGGTAAATGATTATCTGGCACAAAGAGATATGGAGATAATGAGACCTCTGTATAATTTTCTCGGACTGTCAGTAGGGGTAATAATAAACGGAATATCAAATGAAGAGAGAAAAAGAGCTTATGCATCTGATATTACTTATGGTACGAATAATGAATTCGGTTTTGATTACCTGAGAGATAATATGGTTCATAATATCAAAGAAAAAGTACAAAGACTGCATCATTATGCAATAGTCGATGAGATAGATTCGATTCTGATAGATGAGGCAAGAACACCTCTTATAATTTCGGGAGCAGCAGAAGAAACTACACACTGGTATAATGTTTTTGCGAAAGTAGTACTGCAGCTGAAAAGAAGTGTGAAGACAGAAAAAATAAAAGATAAGAAAAATACTGTGATACCTGAGGAAGACTACGAAGATTACGAAGTGGATGAAAAAGGACACAATGTAACAATGACTGAAAAAGGTATAAAGAATGTAGAGAAAATTCTGAATATAGAAAACCTTTATTCACCGGAGCATGTAGAGCTTACCCACTTTCTGGCACAGGCATTAAAGGCTAAAGAACTGTTTAAGCTGGACAGAGACTACATAATAAATGAAGATGACGAAGTAATAATAGTAGATGAGTTTACAGGAAGACTAATGGAAGGAAGAAGATATTCCGACGGTCTTCACCAGGCTATAGAAGCTAAGGAAAATCTGGAAGTAGCCGGGGAAAATCAGACTCTTGCTACAATTACACTGCAGAACTATTTCAGAATGTATGAAAAATTGTCGGGAATGACGGGTACTGCAAAAACAGAGGAAGATGAGTTTAAGCAGATATACAAGCTGGGTGTTGTGGCAATACCTACAAATAAGCCTGTTATAAGAAGAGATTTTTCTGATGTTATTTACATTACAAAAAGAGCAAAATATAATGCAATAGTAGAAAAAATAAAAGAACTTTATGAGAACGGACAGCCGGTACTGGTAGGTACGGCTTCAATACAAAACTCCGAGGATCTGTCAAAGCTGCTGAAAAAAGCAAGGATTCCGCATGATGTACTGAATGCAAAGCAGCATACAAGAGAAGCTGAGATAATAGCACAGGCGGGAAGATATAAAGCAGTAACAATAGCGACAAACATGGCCGGAAGAGGAACGGATATAAAACTGGGCGGAGATCCTGAATCTCTTGCACTAAAAACTGCTGAAAGAGGAACTCCTGAATTCAGGGAACTGGTAGATCAGTATCAGATTGAATGTGAGGAAAATAAGGAGAAAGTCATAGCAGCAGGAGGATTATTCATACTGGGAACAGAGAGACACGAGAGCAGACGTATAGATAACCAGCTTAGAGGACGGGCAGGACGTCAGGGAGATCCGGGAGCATCAGAATTTTATCTGTCTCTTGAGGATGATCTGATGAGACTGTTCGGCGGAGACAGACTGCAGAATATGATGGCTTCTCTGAAAGTAGAAGAGCATGAGGAAATAAGAAATAAATTCATTACAAAAGCAGTAGAAGGAGCACAAAAAAGAGTAGAAAGCAGAAACTTCTCAATAAGAAAAAATCTGCTGGAATATGATGATATTAATAATAAACAGAGAGAAGTAGTCTACGCGCAAAGAGATCTTGTTTTGAGAAATGAAGATCTGAAAGACCTGATTATTTCCATGATGAAAGAAACAGTAGAGGATTTAATTGATAACGCTCTTTCGGGAGATTCAAGAGAGGACTGGAACTTTGATTATCTGGTGGATAATTTGAGAGATAATTATAATTACCATGTTCCGGAGCTGTATCTTGATATGGAAAAAAATAAAATGAAAGCTGAAATTATTCAGGATCTTCTTGACAGATATAATAACAAAGAGCGGGAAATCGGCTCTGATCAGTTTAGAGATGTGGAAAGATACATAATGCTGGAGGTATTGGATCAGAGATGGAGAGAGAACCTGAAAAATCTTACTGAATTACGTGAAGGAATTTATCTGAGATCATACGGGCAAAAGAATCCGATTAATGAGTATAAAATAATAAGTACCGATCTTTATAATGAAATGATAGACGGTATAAAAAGAGAAGTAAGTTCATTTCTGATGAAGCTGAGATTCAAAACAGAAGAGGAGATGGAAGCTGAGGAAAGAGCACAGAGTCTTCAGGCTCCCCATGCAGAAATAGAAGAAGCCGAGGAAGTGGAAGATGCACTTGAGAAGGCGGAAAGTGAAATGCTTCATGTTTCAAGAAAGAAAAGAAGAGAACTGGAAAGACAGAATCATAAAGGAAGAAGGTAG
- a CDS encoding MerR family transcriptional regulator: MLPIGIFSKFCNVTTKTLRYYDEIGLLKPVYINNENGYRYYNTEQLVTVLVIKKLKLYGFSLEEISEIMKTPDDNDLFLFYMKKKQEDMQNKIKDYTHILTSLNKDIINLEKGVNIMAYLDDIQVSITETQPKNILFLRQKMNVSDYGGYLGRLYEIIMKDKYKTIGAPLSIHHDKEFDPENYDIEIAVPVEDKTEKTRELSGGLCATVLYKGPYSNLTSVYAKLIQWIETEGYKITNAPYEIYLTNPGTTAPENYMTEIYFPVAKK, from the coding sequence ATGCTGCCTATAGGTATTTTTTCAAAATTTTGTAATGTTACCACCAAAACTTTAAGATACTATGATGAAATAGGTCTTTTGAAACCTGTGTACATTAATAATGAAAACGGATACCGGTATTATAATACCGAACAGCTGGTAACAGTACTGGTAATAAAAAAGTTAAAACTATACGGTTTTTCTCTGGAGGAAATTTCAGAGATAATGAAAACACCTGATGACAATGATCTTTTTCTTTTTTATATGAAGAAAAAACAGGAGGATATGCAGAATAAAATAAAAGACTATACCCATATTCTTACTAGTTTAAATAAGGATATTATAAATTTAGAAAAAGGAGTAAATATTATGGCATATTTAGATGATATTCAAGTAAGCATCACAGAAACACAGCCTAAAAACATTCTTTTTCTCAGACAAAAAATGAATGTCAGCGATTACGGGGGGTATCTGGGCAGGCTCTATGAAATAATTATGAAAGATAAATACAAAACTATTGGTGCTCCCTTATCTATACATCACGATAAGGAGTTTGACCCGGAAAATTATGATATTGAGATAGCAGTGCCTGTAGAGGATAAAACTGAAAAAACCCGCGAGCTTTCAGGCGGTTTATGCGCAACAGTACTCTACAAAGGTCCGTATTCTAATCTTACTTCTGTTTATGCAAAATTGATTCAATGGATAGAAACTGAGGGATATAAAATTACAAATGCCCCATATGAAATTTATCTCACTAATCCCGGAACCACAGCGCCGGAAAATTATATGACAGAAATATATTTCCCTGTTGCCAAAAAATAA
- a CDS encoding DJ-1/PfpI family protein: MGKKVAVLVPNPVNGYGLFAYLEAFFENGVEYKTFAVNSTKNVKTNSGLALELDGVIGDLKGHEAEYDGAVFACGDAIKEFAKHKEEAEYKDMFEVIAKFNELNKKLAGHCAAGLVFEIAGVIKDKKVALHPYAKAAVNSGIATDNSSMISQNVFTAKTEESAMEMIPYFIWAL; the protein is encoded by the coding sequence ATGGGAAAGAAAGTAGCAGTATTGGTACCAAATCCAGTGAATGGTTATGGATTATTCGCATATCTGGAAGCATTTTTTGAAAATGGTGTGGAGTATAAAACATTTGCAGTAAACAGTACAAAAAATGTAAAAACTAATTCAGGGCTGGCTTTGGAATTAGATGGTGTAATCGGTGATCTGAAAGGTCATGAAGCAGAATATGACGGTGCAGTGTTTGCATGCGGAGATGCGATCAAGGAATTTGCAAAGCATAAGGAAGAAGCAGAATATAAAGATATGTTTGAGGTAATAGCTAAATTTAATGAATTAAACAAAAAACTGGCAGGACATTGTGCAGCAGGTCTGGTATTTGAAATAGCAGGTGTGATAAAAGATAAAAAAGTAGCACTGCATCCATATGCCAAAGCAGCGGTAAACAGCGGAATTGCCACTGATAACAGTTCGATGATATCTCAGAATGTATTTACTGCAAAGACAGAAGAAAGTGCAATGGAGATGATTCCTTACTTTATATGGGCTTTGTAA
- a CDS encoding nitroreductase family protein, with translation MSMNSKSIADAIKERRSIRNLKKPENMTKEKIEEILKVALYTPSAFGMQSARMIVVTGDENKKLWDIAKAEVKKTLPEGQDFKPTEDKLNGFAAGFGTILFFEEDTTVKNMQDNFSLYADNFPVWAEQANGMLQHSVWMLLHTEGLAASLQHYNPLIDASVKKEWNVPSTWRLRAQMPFGAADEVPGDRKFLDFSEVVKLY, from the coding sequence ATGTCAATGAATTCTAAAAGTATTGCAGATGCAATTAAGGAACGTAGATCAATAAGAAATTTGAAAAAACCTGAAAATATGACAAAAGAAAAAATCGAAGAAATTTTAAAAGTGGCACTTTATACACCTTCTGCATTTGGTATGCAGAGTGCAAGAATGATTGTAGTAACTGGAGATGAAAATAAAAAGCTTTGGGATATAGCTAAAGCCGAGGTAAAGAAAACATTACCCGAAGGACAGGATTTTAAGCCTACTGAAGATAAATTAAACGGTTTTGCAGCAGGTTTTGGTACAATACTGTTTTTTGAAGAAGATACAACAGTAAAAAATATGCAGGATAATTTCTCATTATATGCAGATAACTTTCCTGTATGGGCAGAGCAGGCAAACGGAATGCTGCAGCACTCAGTGTGGATGCTGTTACATACAGAAGGACTTGCAGCATCATTGCAGCATTATAACCCGCTGATAGATGCTTCGGTAAAAAAGGAATGGAATGTACCTTCTACATGGAGATTAAGAGCTCAAATGCCTTTCGGAGCTGCTGATGAAGTACCGGGAGACAGAAAGTTTCTTGATTTCAGCGAAGTTGTAAAGCTTTATTAA
- a CDS encoding Rrf2 family transcriptional regulator: MKISSRFSVAIHILVLLECGKDKIFTSEFIAGSVNTNPVVIRRIMGKLKEAGLIDVKSGTGGAHLLKAPEEISLYDVYKAGEVVSAGELFSIHEHPNTDCPVGAKIQGVLEIFLLKAQEAMEQVLKDTSIKDILEIL, from the coding sequence ATGAAAATAAGCAGTAGATTTAGTGTGGCAATTCATATATTGGTATTGCTGGAATGCGGAAAAGACAAAATATTTACTTCTGAATTTATTGCCGGCAGCGTAAATACGAATCCTGTGGTCATAAGAAGAATTATGGGGAAACTAAAAGAAGCAGGATTAATAGACGTGAAAAGCGGTACAGGCGGTGCACATCTTTTGAAGGCACCGGAAGAGATATCTTTATATGATGTGTATAAGGCGGGAGAAGTGGTTTCTGCCGGAGAACTGTTCAGTATTCATGAGCATCCCAATACAGACTGTCCTGTAGGTGCAAAAATACAGGGAGTACTGGAAATATTTCTTTTGAAAGCACAGGAAGCTATGGAGCAGGTTCTTAAAGATACAAGTATAAAAGATATTCTGGAAATATTATGA
- the nifJ gene encoding pyruvate:ferredoxin (flavodoxin) oxidoreductase, which produces MAKVMKTMDGNQAAAYASYAFTEVAGIYPITPSSPMAEYTDEWAAYGKKNLFGVPVKMAEMQSEGGAAGTVHGSLQSGALTTTYTASQGLLLKIPNMYKIAGELLPGVMHVSARALSAQALSIFGDHSDIYSARQAGWSMLATGSVQQVMDLAGVAHLAAIKSRVPVLHFFDGFRTSHEIQKVEVMDYKVYEDLIDMEAVTRFREHALNPEHPVTRGTAENDDIYFQTREVQNKFYDAVPDIMNHYLKEISKVTGREYAPFVYYGDPNAEYVIVAMGSVTEAIKETVDLLISKGEKVGLLSVHLYRPFSAKYFFDAMPKSVKRLGVLDRTKEPGATGEPLYLDVKSIYYGKENAPIIVGGRYGLSSKDTTPEQIVAVYNNLKQPEPKDQFTIGIIDDVTFTSLPLAEPVFTGNADVTECLFFGLGSDGTVGANKNSIKIIGDKTPLYSQGYFAYDSKKSGGVTRSHLRFSKDPIRSTYLVTKANFVACSVPAYLGKYDMLTGLKEGGSFLLNSIWDADKVVEHLPNEIKKLLADRKAKFYIINATAMAEEVGLGTRTNTIMQSAFFKLTNVIPYEEAKTYMKEYIEKTYGAKGQDIVKMNWAAVDKGTEGLVEVTVDPAWSNLPVDKDIVDSGKPEFVKRIAEPINAVKGDELPVSAFLGYEDGTFENGTTAYEKRGIAVNVPEWVPENCIQCNQCAFVCPHAVIRPFLINEEELAAAPEGLTTIKAMGKGLEGLQYKIQVSTLDCTGCGSCVNVCPAPKGKAIKMEPIESQIDKGEKENTDYLFNKVSYKDHIMGKDNVKSSQFAQPLFEFSGACAGCGETPYVKLVTQLFGDRMMVANATGCSSIYGGSAPATPYTTNADGEGPAWASSLFEDNAEYGFGMFLGVETLRNRIEVVMTNTMNEVSPELQGLYKEWIENKQNGDKTKELRNKMLPLLEKESGQGAKEILSLKQYLVKKSQWIFGGDGWAYDIGYGGLDHVLASGEDVNVLVLDTELYSNTGGQASKSSPAASVEKFAASGKPTKKKDLAAISMTYGNIYVAQISMGANQNQALKAFKEAEAYPGPSIVIAYSPCIAHGIKEGMGKSQTEEKLATEAGYWPIFRFDPRLIEQGKNPLQIDCKDPDWDKFEDYLKRERRYTILAGEFPERAKVLFAQNKSNAQDRWNYYKRLASLDYSQN; this is translated from the coding sequence ATGGCTAAAGTAATGAAAACTATGGATGGAAACCAGGCAGCCGCATATGCATCATATGCATTTACAGAAGTTGCCGGAATTTATCCAATCACACCATCTTCACCAATGGCTGAATACACAGATGAATGGGCAGCATACGGAAAGAAAAATCTGTTCGGCGTACCGGTAAAAATGGCGGAAATGCAATCAGAAGGAGGAGCAGCAGGAACTGTACATGGATCACTGCAATCAGGAGCGTTAACGACTACTTATACGGCGTCACAAGGTTTACTTTTAAAAATACCTAATATGTATAAAATAGCCGGAGAATTATTACCTGGAGTAATGCATGTAAGTGCTAGAGCACTGTCAGCTCAGGCTTTATCAATCTTTGGAGACCACTCTGATATTTACTCTGCAAGACAGGCCGGATGGTCAATGCTGGCAACTGGTTCAGTTCAGCAGGTAATGGACTTAGCTGGTGTTGCACATTTAGCTGCAATAAAATCAAGAGTTCCAGTTTTACACTTTTTTGACGGATTCAGAACTTCACATGAAATACAAAAAGTAGAAGTAATGGATTATAAAGTATATGAAGACTTAATCGATATGGAAGCAGTAACAAGATTCAGAGAGCATGCATTAAATCCTGAGCATCCGGTAACAAGAGGAACTGCTGAAAATGATGATATATATTTCCAGACAAGAGAAGTACAAAATAAATTTTATGATGCAGTACCTGATATCATGAATCATTATTTAAAGGAAATCTCGAAGGTAACTGGAAGAGAATATGCACCGTTTGTATATTACGGAGACCCGAATGCAGAATATGTAATAGTAGCAATGGGATCAGTAACAGAAGCTATAAAAGAAACAGTAGATCTTTTAATATCAAAAGGTGAAAAAGTAGGATTACTAAGTGTTCACCTATACAGACCATTCTCGGCAAAATACTTCTTTGATGCAATGCCTAAGAGTGTAAAAAGACTGGGAGTATTAGACAGAACTAAAGAACCTGGAGCTACAGGAGAACCTTTATATCTTGATGTAAAATCTATTTACTACGGAAAAGAAAATGCTCCGATCATAGTAGGGGGAAGATACGGTTTATCTTCAAAAGATACTACTCCTGAACAGATAGTAGCAGTATATAATAACTTAAAGCAGCCTGAACCAAAAGATCAGTTCACTATAGGAATAATAGATGATGTTACATTCACATCATTACCGCTTGCTGAACCTGTTTTCACAGGAAATGCAGATGTAACTGAGTGTTTATTCTTCGGACTGGGATCAGACGGAACAGTAGGAGCAAACAAAAACTCAATTAAAATCATAGGGGATAAAACACCTCTGTATTCACAAGGATATTTTGCATATGATTCTAAGAAATCAGGAGGAGTAACAAGATCTCACCTTAGATTCAGTAAAGATCCGATCAGATCTACATACTTAGTTACAAAGGCTAACTTCGTAGCATGTTCTGTTCCTGCATATTTAGGGAAATATGATATGCTTACAGGACTTAAAGAAGGAGGATCTTTCTTACTAAACAGTATCTGGGATGCAGATAAAGTAGTGGAACATCTGCCGAATGAAATAAAAAAATTACTTGCTGACAGAAAAGCAAAGTTTTATATCATAAACGCAACAGCTATGGCGGAAGAAGTAGGATTGGGTACTAGAACGAATACAATTATGCAGTCTGCATTCTTCAAGCTGACTAATGTAATACCTTATGAAGAAGCTAAAACATACATGAAAGAATACATCGAAAAAACATACGGTGCAAAAGGACAGGACATAGTAAAAATGAACTGGGCGGCTGTAGACAAAGGAACTGAAGGACTTGTAGAAGTAACAGTAGATCCTGCATGGTCTAACCTTCCTGTAGACAAAGATATAGTAGACAGCGGAAAACCAGAATTCGTAAAAAGAATAGCAGAACCTATCAATGCAGTAAAAGGTGATGAATTACCAGTATCAGCATTCTTAGGATATGAAGACGGAACGTTTGAAAACGGAACTACTGCATATGAAAAAAGAGGAATAGCAGTAAATGTTCCTGAATGGGTACCTGAAAACTGTATACAGTGTAACCAGTGTGCTTTTGTTTGTCCTCATGCAGTAATAAGACCATTCTTAATTAATGAAGAAGAGCTTGCAGCTGCGCCGGAAGGATTAACAACTATAAAAGCTATGGGTAAAGGACTTGAAGGTCTTCAGTATAAAATACAGGTTTCTACATTAGACTGTACAGGATGCGGATCATGCGTAAACGTATGTCCTGCACCAAAAGGAAAAGCTATTAAAATGGAGCCTATTGAATCACAAATAGATAAAGGCGAAAAAGAAAATACAGATTACTTATTTAATAAAGTAAGCTACAAAGATCATATTATGGGTAAAGATAATGTAAAATCTTCTCAGTTTGCACAGCCGTTATTTGAATTCTCTGGAGCATGTGCAGGATGCGGGGAAACACCATATGTAAAATTAGTTACACAGTTATTCGGTGACAGAATGATGGTAGCAAATGCTACAGGATGTTCTTCTATTTACGGAGGATCTGCACCGGCAACACCTTATACTACAAATGCTGACGGAGAAGGACCAGCTTGGGCATCTTCATTATTTGAAGATAATGCTGAGTACGGATTCGGGATGTTCTTAGGAGTAGAAACTCTTAGAAACAGAATAGAAGTAGTAATGACAAATACTATGAACGAAGTATCTCCTGAATTACAGGGATTATACAAAGAATGGATAGAAAACAAACAAAACGGAGATAAAACAAAAGAATTAAGAAATAAAATGCTTCCGTTACTGGAAAAAGAAAGCGGACAGGGAGCAAAAGAAATTCTTTCTCTAAAACAATATCTCGTTAAGAAATCACAATGGATATTCGGAGGAGATGGATGGGCATATGATATAGGTTACGGAGGTCTTGACCATGTACTTGCATCAGGAGAAGATGTAAATGTTCTTGTATTAGATACAGAGCTTTATTCTAATACTGGAGGACAGGCATCTAAGTCATCACCTGCAGCATCTGTAGAAAAATTTGCGGCATCTGGTAAACCAACTAAGAAAAAAGACCTGGCAGCTATTTCTATGACTTATGGAAATATTTATGTAGCTCAAATCTCTATGGGTGCAAATCAAAATCAGGCACTAAAAGCATTCAAAGAAGCTGAGGCTTATCCGGGACCATCAATTGTAATAGCATACTCACCATGTATAGCACACGGAATCAAAGAAGGTATGGGAAAATCTCAGACTGAAGAAAAATTAGCTACAGAAGCTGGATACTGGCCAATTTTCAGATTTGATCCAAGATTAATCGAACAAGGTAAGAATCCGTTACAAATAGATTGTAAGGATCCTGATTGGGATAAATTTGAAGATTATCTGAAAAGAGAAAGAAGATATACAATTCTTGCAGGAGAATTCCCTGAAAGAGCAAAAGTATTATTTGCACAAAATAAGAGCAATGCTCAGGACAGATGGAATTACTACAAGAGATTGGCTTCACTTGATTATTCACAAAATTAA